One Hordeum vulgare subsp. vulgare chromosome 4H, MorexV3_pseudomolecules_assembly, whole genome shotgun sequence DNA window includes the following coding sequences:
- the LOC123450054 gene encoding metacaspase-1-like, producing the protein MNCGRGPAPATMVRCRQCSASITASPGARVVQCMQCCCMTRVAGVGRQLSVVRPIPNFGGGRGKKRAVLVGIKYTKTRACELRGPINDVKCMRYILTERFGFANDCVLILTDEERDPCRQPTKANIRMAMHWLVQGCSSGDSLVFQFSGAGAQVPDCDGDERDGMDEAICPVDSFQQGPILDDEINQAIVRPLVHGVKLHAIVDACHSATVLDLPYQCTFSKQYGCLRWMDERPLNGACKGTSGGRAVLISGSSNGKTQMSVLPEPNATIGALTHSFIKAVECEPRTTYGRLLTSMRTTMRAGAGNCSLQGPVGCSIRKVANFSGVEEPQMSSACKFDINCEPFCM; encoded by the exons ATGAACTGCGGCAGGGGTCCCGCTCCGGCCACCATGGTGCGCTGCAGGCAGTGCAGCGCCAGCATCACCGCGTCGCCCGGTGCCCGTGTCGTCCAGTGCATGCAGTGTTGCTGCATGACTCGCGTCGCCGGGGTTGGCCGGCAGCTCAGTGTGGTGCGCCCCATCCCCAACTTCGGCGGCGGCCGCGGCAAGAAGCGCGCCGTGCTGGTCGGGATCAAGTACACCAAGACGCGCGCCTGCGAGCTCAGGGGCCCCATCAACGACGTCAAGTGCATGAGGTACATCCTCACCGAGCGCTTCGGCTTCGCCAACGACTGCGTCCTCATCCTCACCG ATGAGGAGAGGGACCCGTGCAGGCAGCCTACCAAGGCCAACATCCGCATGGCCATGCATTGGCTGGTGCAGGGGTGTAGCTCCGGCGACTCCCTGGTGTTCCAGTTCTCCGGCGCCGGCGCGCAGGTCCCCGACTGCGACGGCGACGAGCGGGACGGCATGGACGAGGCCATCTGCCCCGTCGACTCGTTCCAGCAGGGCCCCATCCTGGACGACGAGATCAACCAGGCCATCGTCCGCCCGCTCGTTCACGGCGTCAAGCTCCACGCCATCGTCGACgcctgccacagtgccaccgtccTCGATCTCCCATACCAGTGCACCTTCTCCAAGCA GTACGGGTGCCTGAGGTGGATGGACGAGCGCCCTCTGAATGGCGCCTGCAAAGGCACCAGCGGAGGCCGGGCCGTGCTCATCAGCGGCAGCAGCAACGGGAAGACCCAGATGAGCGTG CTGCCTGAGCCCAACGCCACCATTGGCGCCCTGACGCACAGCTTCATCAAGGCAGTGGAGTGCGAGCCCCGCACCACCTACGGCCGCCTGCTCACCTCCATGAGGACCACCATGCGCGCCGGCGCCGGCAACTGCAGCCTGCAGGGCCCCGTCGGCTGCTCCATCCGCAAGGTCGCCAACTTCAGCGGCGTGGAGGAGCCCCAGATGTCTTCTGCTTGCAAGTTTGACATCAACTGTGAGCCCTTCTGCATGTAG